Below is a genomic region from Demequina sp..
GCCGCTACGCCGTATCGAGCCGCACCACTCGCGGCCCCGTCGCCCCTGCTACGAGCCCGGATCCGCTGAGCCGCTTTCCGCTACTCGAGATCGACGGCCAGCGCTACAACCTCACGGGCGCCACCACGGTCATCGGCCGCGGCACGGAGGCGGACATCGTGGTGGACGACAACGGCGTGAGCCGCAGGCACGTCCGCTTCGAGGTCACCCCGGAGGGCACGATCCTCACCGATCTCGGCTCCACCAACGGCACGTTCGTCGAGGAGCAGCGCATCACCGAGGTCACGCTCGTGGACGGCAACGCGATCCGCATCGGCCGCACGCCAATCATGTACTGGGACGCGGTCATCGCGGACGAGGACTGACGGGGCCGTTGACAGCGCAATGAGCCAGCTCTCGATCACCCTCCTCAGGCTGGGCTTCCTCGTCTTGCTGTGGCTGTTGGTGCTGTCCAGCATCGGCGTGCTCCGCGCGGACCTCTACGGCACGCGCGTCACCGCTCGCGGCCGCGGGCGCAAGGCCAAGCGTCAGCCCGACGCTGTGGCTGAGAAGACCGCCGCCCCCACCAGGGGCGCCACTGGGGTCAAGACGGGTCCCGACGAGGCGCCTGCGGCTCGGCTTCACGTCACGGCCGGCCCGCTCAAGGGCACGAGCCTGCCGCTGAGCTCGGCCCCGGTGCTGATCGGCAGGGCGCCGACGTGCACCCTCGTCATCGACGACGACTACGCCTCTGCGCGGCACTGCCGCATCTTCCCCGAGCGGGGCCAATGGATGGTCGAGGATCTCGGCTCCACCAACGGCACCTTCCTCGGCAACCAGAAGGTGACGGATCCCGTGCCGCTGCGCCGCGGCGACCAGGTGCGGATCGGCGCGACCACCCTGGAGCTGGACTCGTGACGTTCCTCGCCTTCCACTACGCGGCCCGCACCGACGTTGGCCTCACTCGCGCCAACAACCAGGACTCCGGCTACGCGGGGCCGCACCTGCTGCTCGTGGCCGACGGCATGGGCGGCGCGGCAGGTGGCGACATCGCCTCGTCCATCGCGGTGGCCCGCCTCGCGGCGCTCGACGGCGAGGCGCTCGGCCCGGACGAGGCCCTCGACGAGCTCAAGCGAGCCATCTCCGAGGCCCACGAGCAGATCGTCAGCCGCGCGCGCAACGATCCCGAACTGAGCGGGCTGGGGACCACCGTGACCGCGCTGCTGCGCTCCGGCTCCACGCTCGCGATGGCGCACATCGGCGACTCCCGCGCGTACCTACTGCGCCAAGGCTCCCTCGATCAGGTCACGAGCGACCACACCTTTGTGCAGCACCTCGTCGACACCGGCCGCCTCTCCGTGGCCGACGCCGAGAACCATCCAAAGCGCAACCTCATCCTCCGGGTGCTCGGCGACATCGACGCGAACGTCCCCGTGGACATCTCCGTCCGCGAGACCAAGCTTGGGGACCGCTGGATGGTGTGCTCGGATGGGCTCAGCGGCGTCGTCAGCCGCGACACCATCCACACCACGATGCTCGAGGTCGAGGACCCTGGCGACTGCGCCGACGCCCTCGTGGCCCTCGCGCTCGCTGCCGGCGCCCCTGACAACGTGACGTGCATCATCGGCGACATCGTCGACATCGACGAGGCCCCTGACGGCGTCGGCCCCTCAACCGCGGCCCAAATCGTCGGTGCCGTGGCGATGGACCGGCACCGGCCGTCGGGCGCCGTTGGCACGCCCGCCGCGAGGGCCGCGCAACTCGCGCCAGGCCCGGCCGACGAAGACGAAGACGAGCCCTCCAGGTGGGGGCGCTTCTGGGAGAAGTGGCGCGGGTGGATGCTCGCGCTCATCGTCGTCATCGCGCTCATCGCCGCGGCCTGGGGCTTCTACGCGTGGACGCAGAATCAGTACTACGTGGGCGAGAACGCCGGCGTGGTCGCCATCTTCCGCGGAGTTCCAGGGACGGTGGGCCCGCTGGAGCTCTCCACGGTGGTGGAGGACACCGACATCGCGCTCGACAGCCTCGAGCCGTACGCGCGCGATCGCATCGAGGCGACGATCAGGGTGAGTGGAGTTGACGAGGCCCATGCGGTGATCACGGGCCTGCAGGCGGGTGGCTGATGGCCACCGTCTCCACGGTCCGTTACCAGCGAGGACGCGGCTCCGAGTTGATGCTGCTGGGCCTCGCGGCGCTCGTGACGGTCGCCGCTCGCGGACTCGTGGACTACCACGCGGACGTCATCGTGATCTCGCAGATGGTCTGGTACACCGTGGTGGTCGTGGCGGTGCTCCTCGCGATCCACATCGCGCTGCGGCGGTGGGCGCCCGACGCTGACCCCGTGATCGTGCCCGCGGTCTCCGCCCTCACCGGCATCGGCCTGGCCATGATCCGGCGCATCGACTTCGCGTGGGCGGCGCGAGGCAAACCCACGCACTTTGGCGAGACCCAGACCATGTGGGTGCTCGTTGGGGTAGGCCTTTGCATCACCGTGGTGCTGGTGCTCCGCGACTACCGCGTGCTGCGGCGCTTCACCTACACGGCGGGGGTGCTTGGCCTCATCGGCCTCATCCTCCCGCTCATGCCGGTCATCGGCCACGCAGTGAACGGGGCGCAAATCTGGATCAAGCTGTTCGGCCGCTCGCTGCAGCCCGGCGAGTTCGCAAAGATCGCGTTCGTCATCTTCTTCGCGGGCTACCTGCAGACCAATCGTGACACGCTCGCCGTCGCCGGCCCCAAGATCCTCGGCATCCGCTTCCCGCGGGCGCGCGACATGGGGCCCCTCCTCGTGGTGTGGGCCGCCGCGATCGTGGTGCAGGTCGCGGAGCGCGACCTCGGCACGTCGCTCCTGCTCTTCGGCATCTTCGTGGGAATGCTTTACGTGGCCACGCGCCGCACCAGCTGGGTGGTGCTCGGCGTTGGGCTGTTCCTGATCGGCGCCGCATTCGCGGGCACCTTCTTCGGCCACGTGCGCGTGCGCTACGTGGCCTGGCTGCACGCTCTCGATCCCGACGTCTACTCCTCCGGCCAGAGCGAGCAGCTGGTCCGGGGCCTGTTCGGCATGGCGTCCGGTGGCCTCTTCGGCACGGGCCTGGGTCAAGGGCGTCCGGACCTGGTGCCCTACGCCTACTCGGACTTCATCGTGCCTTCGCTCGGCGAGGAGCTTGGGCTCACGGGACTGCTCGCGATCCTCTTGCTCTACGTGATCGTGGTGCAGCGGGCCATGCGCACCGCCATCGGGGTCCGCGACGGCTTCGGCAAACTGCTCGCCGCCGGCCTCGGCTTCACGATCGCGCTGCAGACGTTCATCGTGGTGGGCGGCGTCATGCGAGTCATCCCGCTGACCGGTCTCGCGACGCCCTTCCTCGCCTACGGCGGCTCCGCGATGATCGCCAACTGGATCATCGTGGCGCTCCTGTTGCGAATCTCCGATCAGGCAAGGCGACCGCAGGAGGTGACCGCATGAACGAGCCCGTCCGCCGCCTCAGCGTGGTCACCCTCGTCATGTTCCTCGCGCTCATGATCGCTGCGAGCTGGACCCAGGTGATCCAGGCAGGGTCGCTCAACTCGGACTCCCGCAACGTCCGCACCCTGTACCGCGAGTTCGGCAACTTCCGCGGGCCGTTCGTGGTGGACGGCGAGTCAGTGGTCTTCTCGAAGCCAATCGATGACCCGTACAACTTCCAGCGCACCTACACGGACGGCAAGCTCTACGCCTCCGCCACCGGGTACTACTCGATCGTATTCGGCAAGACGGCGCTCGAGCAGACGGAGAACTCACTGCTTGCGGGCACCTCGGACGCGCTGTTCTGGAACCGACTCCGCGACCTCTTCGGCGGCCGGGAGCAGCAAGGGGCGTCGATAGAGCTGACTCTGCGCGAGGAGCTCCAGCGAACAGCGGCAGAGGCGCTCGGCAACCAGAAGGGTGCGGTGGTCGCGATCGACCCCAAGACCGGCGCGATCCTCGCGATGGTCACGAGCCCCACCTTCGATCCCGCGGTCCTCGCGGGCCACGACACCCAAGAGGTCAATGACGCCTACGCGGCTCTCGACGCCGACCCGGACGGCCCGCTCGTCAACCGCGCGGTCGCGGGAGACACCTACCCGCCGGGCTCCACCTTCAAGCTGATCGTCTCCGCCGCCGCCCTCGACGCCGGCTACACCCCGGATTCGACCGTCTACGCCCCGGACTCGCTTCCCCTTCCCAACTCGTCCAAGAGCATCGAGAACTACGGCGGCGAGAGCTGTGGCAAGACGGAGCAGATCACTCTGGAGCAGGCGCTGACCGTGAGCTGCAACACCGCGTTCGCCGATCTCGGCATCACCCTGGGTTGGGACGCGGTCCAGAGGAAGGCCATCGAGTTCGGCTGGACGGACACGTTCCGCGTCCCCTTGGTCGTCACGCCGAGCCGCCTCCCGCTCAACCCGGACGACGCTCAGGTCGCCATGAGCTCCATCGGCCAGTTCGACGTTCGCGCCACGCCGATGCAGATGGCCATGGTCACGGCGGCGATCGCCAACAGGGGTGTGCTCATGTCGCCGTACCTCGTGGACACGGCGCGCGCGAGCGACCTCAGCGTTATCCAGCGCTCGATCCCCACCGTCTACAGCAGCCCCCTCACCTCAAGCGAGGCGAGCGAGCTCACGCAGATGATGGTGTCCGTGGTCAACAACGGCACCGGAACGGCGGCCCAGATCCCCGGCGTCACGGTCGCGGGCAAGACCGGGACGGCGGAGACGGGGCTCGACACCGCGCCGCACGCCTGGTTCGTCGGCTTCGCACCCGCGGAGAACCCCGTCGTGGCCGTCGCCGTGATCGTCGAGAACGGCGGCTCGCTCGGCTCCGAGGCGACCGGCGGCAAGGTGGCCGCTCCCATCGCCAAGAAGGTCATGATGAAGGCGATCGAGCTCGCAAAGGAAGACTCGTGAAGATGCACGCGGGCACCGAGCTCGCCAACCGCTACACGCTCACCTCGCTCATCGCCGTGGGCGGGATGGGCGAGGTGTGGAAGGCGGAGGACGGCGACCTGCACCGCACCGTGGCCGTCAAGGTGCTCAAGGAGAACGCGACCGGCAACGAAACCTTCCTGCGCCGCTTCCGCAACGAGGCGAAGAACGCCGCTGGACTCGCGCACCCCAACATCGCGCAGGTCTTCGACTACGGCGACCATGACGGCACCGCGTTCCTCGTGATGGAGTTCGTCGACGGCGAGCCGCTCAGCTCGATCCTCGAGCGGGACCGCACCATCTCCGAGGCGCGCGTGGTCCGCATCCTCGACCAGACGGCCCAAGGCCTCGCGGCCGCCCACGCCGCGCACGTCATGCACCGCGACATCAAGCCCGGAAACCTGCTGATCTTCGACGACGACAAGGTGAAGATCACGGACTTCGGGGTCTCCCGGGGCATGGACCAGACCACTCTCACCGCAACGGGGATGGTGATGGGAACCGCCCAGTACCTCGCGCCAGAGCTGGCGCTCGGGAAGGCGGCGACCCCAGCGTCGGACATCTACGCACTGGGGATAATCGCGTTCGAGGCCGTGGTGGGCAAGCGGCCCTTCACCGCGCCCAACGCCGTGGACATCGCCATCGCGCAGGTCAACGAGGCCGTGCCGCCCCTGCCGGCCTCGGTCTCGCCGGGGATGCGGGAACTGATCATGCTGCTGCTTGAGAAGAACCCGCGAAAGCGCCCCCACTCCGCGGAGGACCTGCGGCGCGTGCTCGCCACCATGCACGTACCCGACGCTGCCCCGGCTCCCGCTGGCCCGGCACCTGAGGCGCGGGAGGCCAAGCGGCTCATGCCGCCGAGCATCGCGCCACGCGAGTACCGTCCACGGCCCGACGTGGGGCGCTAGCGGTATGCGAAATGACACAATAGTTCGAAGTACACGGCCCGACGGGCCGCGGAGGGACGGGCGATGAGCGACGACGCGAAGATTCTCGCGGGCAGGTACGAGGTCGGCGACCTCATTGGGCGTGGCGGCATGGCCGAGGTGCACATCGGCTACGACACGCGCCTTGGCCGCACCGTCGCCGTCAAGATTCTGCGCGCCGACCTCGCCCGCGACCCCAGCTTCCAGACCCGCTTCCGCCGCGAGGCCCAGTCCGCGGCCGGGCTCAACCACCCGGCGATCGTCGCCGTCTACGACACGGGCGAGGACACCATCGTGGGCTCTACGGGCGTCCCGCAGGCCGTGCCGTTCATCGTCATGGAGTACGTCGAGGGCCACACCGTCCGCGAGATCCTCAAGGGAGACGTCGCCGCCCCCATCGACGAGGCCGTCGAGATCGTCTCCGGCGTCCTGTCCGCGCTCGACTACTCGCACCACGCGGGCCTGGTCCACCGCGACATCAAGCCGGCCAACGTCATGCTCACACCCACAGGCGCGGTCAAGGTCATGGATTTCGGCATCGCCCGCGCACTGGCCGACGCTGGGCAGACGATGACGCAGACGCAGGCTGTCGTCGGCACGGCTCAGTACTTGTCGCCCGAGCAGGCGCGCGGCGAGCACGTCGACGCGCGATCGGACCTGTACTCGACCGGCTGCCTGTTGTTCGAGCTGCTGACGGGACGCCCGCCGTTCGTGGGCGACTCGCCCGTTTCGGTCGCGTACCAGCACGTTCGCGAAGCTCCGCCGCGCCCATCGCAGTACGCGTCAGACGTTCCGCCTGAGCTGGACCAGATCGTGCTGCGCGCCCTCGCGAAGGACCGCAACGAGCGCTACTCGAGCGCGAGCGAGTTCCTCGCTGACCTGCGTGCGTTCAGCTCCGGCGATCCCGTTGACCCGTCCACGGGAGCGATCGGCGTCGGCGCCGCTGCCGGCCTTGGTGCCGCCGCGGGCCTCGGTGCGGCCGCGCTCATGGATGACAAGACGGCGATCGCCGAGCAGCCGACCCAGGCCATGCCCGCCGTGGTCGAGACGGGTGCGACCGAGGTGATGCCCGCACAGTCACCGTGGGCGAACGTGGCCCCGGCGACGGTGGCGCCGGCGGAGATCGTCGCGCAACCGCTCGACCCGACCCTCGACGACGATGACGACGAGGACCGCAGGCGCAGGCGCCGCAGCTACTGGCTGCTGGGGGGCGCGGCTCTCGCGGCGCTGCTGATCGTCTTCGCGATCTTCCTCTTCACGCGCGATGGTGCCGCGGAGCCCGAACCCAGCGCGAGCGTCGGGCCTCTCACGGACCTCGCCGGCCTCACCGAGGACCAAGCGAAGCAGTATCTCGACGGCCTTGGCCTGACGGCCGACATCCAGCGGGAGGCCTCGGACGCGCAGGATAAGGACCTCGTGACGCGCACGGACCCCGCGGCGGGCGAGATGGTCGCCCCAGGCGGCACCGTCACCGTGTACCTCTCCGACGGGCCGGGCGAAGTGGAGATCACCGACGTCTCCGGTATGAGCCAAGAGGACGCGATAAAAGCGCTACAGGATCAGGGTCTTGTGATCGAAAGCGTGGATCCCGACGACTCGCAGCCAGACGTCGAGAAGGACCTCGCCACGGGTACGGACCCGGCGGCGGGCACTCTCGTGGCGAGCGGCTCCTCGGTGAGGCTCCTGATCGCGAGCGGCCAGGTTGACCTGCCGGACGTCACCGGCATGCAGGAGGACGAGGCCCGGACCACACTCGGCGACCTTGGCCTCTCGGTAACGACCAAGCGCGTCGAGACGTCCAAGTACCCCGACGGCCAGGTCTACAAGCAGAGCCCTGCGCCCGGCAAGGTCGACGTGGGAACCGCGGTGACGATCACCGTGGCGTCGACGCCGACTACGGCCGAGGTCCCCAACGTCGTTGGCAAGTCGCAGTCCGACGCGACGAGCACACTGACCGACGCGGGATTCAAGGTGACGGTGAAGACGGGCACCTCGGCGGATCAGCCGGCGGGCAATGTGTACGCGCAGAGCCCCGACGCCGGGATCTCGCTCAAGCTCGGTCAGCCGGTCACGATCTTCGTTTCTACCGGGCCGCCAGAACCCGATCCGACAACAACGCCGTAGGGCGCCCTGACTATCGCCGCACTAGAGGCGAGAGGCCGGCGGACCTGGCCTCAGCGTCGGGCATGCCGCACACCTCAAGCCAATTGGCGAGGAGGCGGTGGCCGCCCTCGGTGAGCACGGACTCGGGGTGGAATTGCACGCCCGTGAGCGGAAGTTCGCGGTGCTGCAGGCCCATGATGATGCCCGACGCCGTGGTTGCGGTGACCTCGAGCTCGTCGGGGACCGTGGGGTTCTCGACCGCGAGCGAGTGATACCGGGTGGCCGTGAACGGCGTGGGCAGGCCCACGAGCACCGAGTCGCCGTGGTGCTCCACCTGCGAGGTCTTGCCGTGCATGAGCTCCGGGGCGTGGGACACGACCCCGCCGTACACCTCGGCGAGCGCCTGATGGCCCAGGCACACGCCGAGCATCGGCACGCCGGCCTCGGCGCAGTCGCGGATCACGTCCATCGACGACCCGGCCTCCGCGGGGGTGCCGGGGCCGGGGGAGACGAGCACGCCGTCGTATTCGCTCACGGGCGCGTGGGGGGCGTCATTGCGCACCACCTCGGTCTCCGCGCCCATCTGGCGAAGGTAGCCGACGATCGTGTAGACGAACGAGTCGTAGTTGTCGATCACGAGGATTCGCGTCATCACTGGTCTCCCACGCTCTGGTCCTGGATGTTGAAGGTGACCGACACCCAGGGGAAGACCCATTGGAACAGCACGAACACGATCGCCGCAAGTGCGATCGTCAGAGTGAGCGCCTTGACCCAGCGCGGGCCGGGGAGGATGGCCCAGATGGCGGGGAAGATCATGACGCCGGCACCTCGAGGAGCTCCTCCGGCACGCCGTTGCCCACGGGGCTCCAATACTCGAGCACGCCGTGGACCACGTAGCGCTCCGCCGCCGAGAACATCGGGTGGCACGAGGTCAGCGTGATGTAGTGGTCGTCTGGTGCGGCGCCCGGGTGGTTCGGCACGGGGGCGATCACCTTGACCGCGGTCGGCTTCACGATCTCGTGGCCGGTCACCCGGTACACGTACCAGGCCTCCTTGGTCTGGACTACCAGGTAATCACCCTTCTTGATCTCCGCGATGCGGTTGAAGGGCTTGCCGTACGTGGTGCGGTGCGCACTGATCGCGAAGTTGCCGAGCTCGCCGGGCATCCCGGTGTTGGGGTAGTGGCCGATGCCGAGGCGATCGAGGATCTTGTGCCGGTCAACGCCCTCCGAGATGGGCTTCACGTAGTCCTCGCCCCAGCGCGGAACGTAGAAGGTGGCGAAGGTCTTGCCGAACTTGGGCTCGTCCATGACGGGTGCCGTGTCCGGGGACAGCTTGAGCTCGTTGGGGATGGTCTGCGGCTGGTCGCTCGTGGGATCGCCCGCGGAGATGGGCGAGGTGTTGTCCGGCGTGTACGCCCACGGCAGCTCCTGCACGGCGTCCGCCTGGATCGAGTTGGCCTCGATGTCCGTGTAGAACAGCTGCCACGCCACGTACAGGCCAATCAGCGCGCCCACGATGATCATGAGCTCGCCGAGCAACGCGACGACGCGTGACCCGGTGCCCGACGCCTTGGCCGGCTTCGATTCCGGCGTCGCGTCAGGCGTCGCGTCAGGCGTCGCGTCAGTGTCGGCGATTGTT
It encodes:
- a CDS encoding DUF3662 domain-containing protein, whose product is MGVLDRFEKGVENAMQSAFAKTFKSGVKPVELAAAVKRECDARAAAVDRNRTVAPNEYIISLSPTDFETVTSWGDEALAHELQDSLEDHARSLRYAFVGAVDVAFQEDESLGTGRYAVSSRTTRGPVAPATSPDPLSRFPLLEIDGQRYNLTGATTVIGRGTEADIVVDDNGVSRRHVRFEVTPEGTILTDLGSTNGTFVEEQRITEVTLVDGNAIRIGRTPIMYWDAVIADED
- a CDS encoding FHA domain-containing protein, which encodes MSQLSITLLRLGFLVLLWLLVLSSIGVLRADLYGTRVTARGRGRKAKRQPDAVAEKTAAPTRGATGVKTGPDEAPAARLHVTAGPLKGTSLPLSSAPVLIGRAPTCTLVIDDDYASARHCRIFPERGQWMVEDLGSTNGTFLGNQKVTDPVPLRRGDQVRIGATTLELDS
- a CDS encoding protein phosphatase 2C domain-containing protein, which gives rise to MTFLAFHYAARTDVGLTRANNQDSGYAGPHLLLVADGMGGAAGGDIASSIAVARLAALDGEALGPDEALDELKRAISEAHEQIVSRARNDPELSGLGTTVTALLRSGSTLAMAHIGDSRAYLLRQGSLDQVTSDHTFVQHLVDTGRLSVADAENHPKRNLILRVLGDIDANVPVDISVRETKLGDRWMVCSDGLSGVVSRDTIHTTMLEVEDPGDCADALVALALAAGAPDNVTCIIGDIVDIDEAPDGVGPSTAAQIVGAVAMDRHRPSGAVGTPAARAAQLAPGPADEDEDEPSRWGRFWEKWRGWMLALIVVIALIAAAWGFYAWTQNQYYVGENAGVVAIFRGVPGTVGPLELSTVVEDTDIALDSLEPYARDRIEATIRVSGVDEAHAVITGLQAGG
- a CDS encoding FtsW/RodA/SpoVE family cell cycle protein, encoding MATVSTVRYQRGRGSELMLLGLAALVTVAARGLVDYHADVIVISQMVWYTVVVVAVLLAIHIALRRWAPDADPVIVPAVSALTGIGLAMIRRIDFAWAARGKPTHFGETQTMWVLVGVGLCITVVLVLRDYRVLRRFTYTAGVLGLIGLILPLMPVIGHAVNGAQIWIKLFGRSLQPGEFAKIAFVIFFAGYLQTNRDTLAVAGPKILGIRFPRARDMGPLLVVWAAAIVVQVAERDLGTSLLLFGIFVGMLYVATRRTSWVVLGVGLFLIGAAFAGTFFGHVRVRYVAWLHALDPDVYSSGQSEQLVRGLFGMASGGLFGTGLGQGRPDLVPYAYSDFIVPSLGEELGLTGLLAILLLYVIVVQRAMRTAIGVRDGFGKLLAAGLGFTIALQTFIVVGGVMRVIPLTGLATPFLAYGGSAMIANWIIVALLLRISDQARRPQEVTA
- a CDS encoding penicillin-binding transpeptidase domain-containing protein; its protein translation is MNEPVRRLSVVTLVMFLALMIAASWTQVIQAGSLNSDSRNVRTLYREFGNFRGPFVVDGESVVFSKPIDDPYNFQRTYTDGKLYASATGYYSIVFGKTALEQTENSLLAGTSDALFWNRLRDLFGGREQQGASIELTLREELQRTAAEALGNQKGAVVAIDPKTGAILAMVTSPTFDPAVLAGHDTQEVNDAYAALDADPDGPLVNRAVAGDTYPPGSTFKLIVSAAALDAGYTPDSTVYAPDSLPLPNSSKSIENYGGESCGKTEQITLEQALTVSCNTAFADLGITLGWDAVQRKAIEFGWTDTFRVPLVVTPSRLPLNPDDAQVAMSSIGQFDVRATPMQMAMVTAAIANRGVLMSPYLVDTARASDLSVIQRSIPTVYSSPLTSSEASELTQMMVSVVNNGTGTAAQIPGVTVAGKTGTAETGLDTAPHAWFVGFAPAENPVVAVAVIVENGGSLGSEATGGKVAAPIAKKVMMKAIELAKEDS
- a CDS encoding serine/threonine protein kinase → MHAGTELANRYTLTSLIAVGGMGEVWKAEDGDLHRTVAVKVLKENATGNETFLRRFRNEAKNAAGLAHPNIAQVFDYGDHDGTAFLVMEFVDGEPLSSILERDRTISEARVVRILDQTAQGLAAAHAAHVMHRDIKPGNLLIFDDDKVKITDFGVSRGMDQTTLTATGMVMGTAQYLAPELALGKAATPASDIYALGIIAFEAVVGKRPFTAPNAVDIAIAQVNEAVPPLPASVSPGMRELIMLLLEKNPRKRPHSAEDLRRVLATMHVPDAAPAPAGPAPEAREAKRLMPPSIAPREYRPRPDVGR
- the pknB gene encoding Stk1 family PASTA domain-containing Ser/Thr kinase; translation: MSDDAKILAGRYEVGDLIGRGGMAEVHIGYDTRLGRTVAVKILRADLARDPSFQTRFRREAQSAAGLNHPAIVAVYDTGEDTIVGSTGVPQAVPFIVMEYVEGHTVREILKGDVAAPIDEAVEIVSGVLSALDYSHHAGLVHRDIKPANVMLTPTGAVKVMDFGIARALADAGQTMTQTQAVVGTAQYLSPEQARGEHVDARSDLYSTGCLLFELLTGRPPFVGDSPVSVAYQHVREAPPRPSQYASDVPPELDQIVLRALAKDRNERYSSASEFLADLRAFSSGDPVDPSTGAIGVGAAAGLGAAAGLGAAALMDDKTAIAEQPTQAMPAVVETGATEVMPAQSPWANVAPATVAPAEIVAQPLDPTLDDDDDEDRRRRRRSYWLLGGAALAALLIVFAIFLFTRDGAAEPEPSASVGPLTDLAGLTEDQAKQYLDGLGLTADIQREASDAQDKDLVTRTDPAAGEMVAPGGTVTVYLSDGPGEVEITDVSGMSQEDAIKALQDQGLVIESVDPDDSQPDVEKDLATGTDPAAGTLVASGSSVRLLIASGQVDLPDVTGMQEDEARTTLGDLGLSVTTKRVETSKYPDGQVYKQSPAPGKVDVGTAVTITVASTPTTAEVPNVVGKSQSDATSTLTDAGFKVTVKTGTSADQPAGNVYAQSPDAGISLKLGQPVTIFVSTGPPEPDPTTTP
- a CDS encoding aminodeoxychorismate/anthranilate synthase component II — encoded protein: MTRILVIDNYDSFVYTIVGYLRQMGAETEVVRNDAPHAPVSEYDGVLVSPGPGTPAEAGSSMDVIRDCAEAGVPMLGVCLGHQALAEVYGGVVSHAPELMHGKTSQVEHHGDSVLVGLPTPFTATRYHSLAVENPTVPDELEVTATTASGIIMGLQHRELPLTGVQFHPESVLTEGGHRLLANWLEVCGMPDAEARSAGLSPLVRR
- a CDS encoding class E sortase translates to METIADTDATPDATPDATPESKPAKASGTGSRVVALLGELMIIVGALIGLYVAWQLFYTDIEANSIQADAVQELPWAYTPDNTSPISAGDPTSDQPQTIPNELKLSPDTAPVMDEPKFGKTFATFYVPRWGEDYVKPISEGVDRHKILDRLGIGHYPNTGMPGELGNFAISAHRTTYGKPFNRIAEIKKGDYLVVQTKEAWYVYRVTGHEIVKPTAVKVIAPVPNHPGAAPDDHYITLTSCHPMFSAAERYVVHGVLEYWSPVGNGVPEELLEVPAS